From Channa argus isolate prfri chromosome 18, Channa argus male v1.0, whole genome shotgun sequence, the proteins below share one genomic window:
- the rgs3a gene encoding regulator of G-protein signaling 3a isoform X10, whose product MRLTGETLTRRERILTAACWKNPAPSYQHIWLKTKMAKDMKNRLAFLRRRNESPGSNPASKLDKSMKSVKPTPEEALKWGESLDKLLAHKYGLAAFRAFLRTEFSEENLEFWLACEEYKKIKSQSKMASKAKKVFAEYIAIQSCKEVNLDSYTRDHTKDNLQNVTRSCFDLAQRRIYGLMEKDSYPRFLRSELYLDLINQKKPSSTSTSSSS is encoded by the exons ATGAGATTGACAGGAGAGACACTGACACGAAGGGAAAGGATCTTAACAGCCGCCTGTTGGAAAAATCCTGCCCCATCATACCAACACATCTGGCTGAAGACTAAAAT GGCCAAAGACATGAAGAATCGACTTGCTTTCCTGCGGAGGAGGAATGAATCCCCAGGAAGCAACCCTGCCAGCAAGCTAGACAAATCTATGAAGTCAGTCAA GCCCACCCCAGAGGAAGCACTGAAATGGGGGGAGTCACTTGACAAGCTGCTGGCtcacaaat aTGGTCTGGCAGCATTCAGAGCTTTCCTGCGCACAGAGTTCAGCGAAGAGAATCTGGAATTCTGGCTAGCGTGTGAGGAATACAAGAAGATCAAGTCCCAGTCCAAGATGGCCTCAAAAGCCAAGAAGGTCTTTGCAGAATACATTGCTATCCAGTCATGTAAGGAG GTAAACCTGGACTCATACACTAGAGATCACACTAAGGACAACCTACAGAATGTGACACGCTCCTGCTTTGACCTAGCGCAGAGGCGGATATACGGGCTGATGGAGAAGGACTCATATCCCCGCTTCCTGCGCTCAGAACTCTACTTGGACTTAATCAACCAAAAAAAGCCCAGCTCCACTTCgacttcatcttcatcataa
- the rgs3a gene encoding regulator of G-protein signaling 3a isoform X11 — protein sequence MFHTMVDFSEKYLERAKDMKNRLAFLRRRNESPGSNPASKLDKSMKSVKPTPEEALKWGESLDKLLAHKYGLAAFRAFLRTEFSEENLEFWLACEEYKKIKSQSKMASKAKKVFAEYIAIQSCKEVNLDSYTRDHTKDNLQNVTRSCFDLAQRRIYGLMEKDSYPRFLRSELYLDLINQKKPSSTSTSSSS from the exons ATGTTTCACACCATGGTCGATTTCTCAGAGAAGTACCTGGAAAG GGCCAAAGACATGAAGAATCGACTTGCTTTCCTGCGGAGGAGGAATGAATCCCCAGGAAGCAACCCTGCCAGCAAGCTAGACAAATCTATGAAGTCAGTCAA GCCCACCCCAGAGGAAGCACTGAAATGGGGGGAGTCACTTGACAAGCTGCTGGCtcacaaat aTGGTCTGGCAGCATTCAGAGCTTTCCTGCGCACAGAGTTCAGCGAAGAGAATCTGGAATTCTGGCTAGCGTGTGAGGAATACAAGAAGATCAAGTCCCAGTCCAAGATGGCCTCAAAAGCCAAGAAGGTCTTTGCAGAATACATTGCTATCCAGTCATGTAAGGAG GTAAACCTGGACTCATACACTAGAGATCACACTAAGGACAACCTACAGAATGTGACACGCTCCTGCTTTGACCTAGCGCAGAGGCGGATATACGGGCTGATGGAGAAGGACTCATATCCCCGCTTCCTGCGCTCAGAACTCTACTTGGACTTAATCAACCAAAAAAAGCCCAGCTCCACTTCgacttcatcttcatcataa